In Candidatus Eisenbacteria bacterium, the genomic window TTGAGATGAGGAGATGATGATGCGAAAAATGAACCTATTCTGTAGGGGATGGATTGGCCTCTTCCTGTTGGGATTGATCGCCCTGCACGCCGGATATGGCCAGAATGTTAAATCAGTTTATGCGCAGGATCATGAACACGAGGGCGAGTTTGAGGAGGGGCTGCGTCTAACACCGGAGCAGCGCCGTCACTATGGAATCGTCATCAAAGAAGCGGGACCCGGCCGTCTCAGCAGTGAATTGAGCATGCCGGGCGAGGTTGTTTTCAATGAGGACAAAGTTGTACATATTGTCCCCAGGGTTTCCGGAATTGTGAGGAAAGTGAATAAAAGTGTCGGTGATTCGGTGTCCGCCGGAGAGATCATGGCGGTGATTGATAGCCGGGAACTGGCTGATACAAAGGCTGAATACCTGGCCGCTATAGCAAGAGAGACCCTGGCCGTCTCCCAGTTCAACCGAGAAAAGACACTCTACGATAAGAAGGTGTCATCTGAACAGGATTTTCTCGATGCACAGGAAGCTCTTGCCAATGCGAGTATTGAACTGCGGGCCGCAAAACAGAAGTTGCTGGCGCTCGGGTGTACTGATGATGATCTCACCGATCTATGTGTGGAGCAGGAGGCGACGATCACACGCTATGAAATCAAAGCGCCCTTTGATGGGATCGTAACAGCAAAACACGTTTCTATTGGGGAAAGCATAGACAGTGATGCTGAGATATTCACCGTCGCCGACTTGAGCAGTGTATGGGTTAACCTCACTGTCTATATGAAAGATTTGGCATTTGTTCATAAGGGTCAGAGTGTGAATCTGAAGTCTGATCATGGCGGAGTCCAGATTCAAGGAATGCTGAACATGATCACCCCCTTCGTCGATGAGGCGACGAGATCGGCGACGGCGCGTATCATTGTCGATAATGCCGATGGGCATTGGCGTCCCGGAACGTTTGTCAACGGATTTGTCCGGCTGGATGAAAAAGAGGTGCCGCTTGTTGTGCCTCTGAAAGCCATACAGGTGATAGAAGGAAGGAATGTTGTCTTTATCGAACATGAAGGCGCATTTGAGATGGTTCCTGTGCAATTGGGACAATCTGATCGGGAACATGTAGAGATTGTAGCGGGTCTTCAAGCCGGCGACGCATATGTCGCCGAAGGAGCCTTCGGCCTCAAAGCAACGGTCGTAACCAGCAACCTTGATACTCATGCGGGGCATGGGCATTAGAGGAAGGACAGCGCCATGCTCAACAAGCTCATTGAATCTTCTTTAAAATTTCCCGGCCTGGTGGTGATTATCTTGATTGCCATCATTGGATTGGGATTGTTTCAGGTCAATCGAATGGCTGTGGATGCCTTTCCGGATATCTCGCCGATCATGGTGCCCGTATTCGCTGAGGGGCATGGGATGGCTCCGGAGGAAATTGAACGTCTGATTTCTTATCCCATCGAATCAGCAATGAATGGATTGCCGGGTGTGAAATTGATAAAATCCACCTCGGCTTTTGGAATGGCGGTTATCTACATTTATTTCGAGGATGATTTTGATATCTATTTTGCCCGGCAACTCGTGGCTGAACGCTTATCCGGCGTTATGGCGGAATTGCCTGAGATGGATGAGCAACCGGCCTTGGGCCCGATTTCAACGGGATTGGGGCAGATTTTCCTCTATTACTTGACGATTAAGGATTCTTTTGATACAGGCGGCAAAGATCCTAATACCTATTTGAGAGAGCTCAACGACTGGGTTGTGAAATTCCAGCTTCAGACGGTGCCGGGTGTAACAGAGATACTATCGATCGGCGGACATGTTCTTCAATTTCAAATCCGGATTAATCCCGCTGCATTGTGGAAGTACAAGTTGACATTGGAAGATCTTGTCGAAGCGGTAAACAAGAACAATAGAAATGTGGGCGGGCAGTTTATTGTTTTGGGATCGGAAGAGTACCTGGTGCGTGGGATTGGTCTTGTGGAGAGCCTCGAAGATATCAGAACCATCGCTGTAAAGGAGGAGGATGGCAGGCCCGTCTATTTGGCGGATGTCGCCGAGGTCGAGTATGGAAATGAAATCCGCAGAGGTGTTGTCAGCCACAATGGCGAGCGGGAAGTTGTCTCGGGGATGGTTCTCAAACTGTATGGAGAGAATACATCTGATGTTATTGAACGACTCTACGCCAAGATTGGCGAAGTCAGGAAGTCACTGCCCTCCGGGGTGGAATTGGTCCCATACTATGAACAGGCTGAACTTGTACAAAATGCGACGGGCACTGTCAAGAAAGCCCTTCTGCAAGGCGGATTTCTGGTTATTCTTACACTCCTGCTATTCCTTGGCAATTGGAGAACCGCGTTCATCGTCGGGTTATCGCTGCCGTTATGCGCCCTTGTGGCGATCTTGTGCATGGGGATCAAAGGGATCTCTGCAAATTTGATGTCTCTTGGAGGCATCGCCATAGCCGTGGGCATGCTCGGGGACGGCGCCATCGTTATGGTTGAGAATATATTCCGCCATCTTGGTGAAAAAAACGCCGGCGAAGAAAACGGCCATGGCGAGGCCAGAATCGGAATCATACTCAATGCGGCAAAGGAAGTCAGTCATCCCATTGTCTTCTCAATTGCAATTATCATCATTGTCTTTCTGCCGGTTTTTACCCTTGAAGGTGTGGAGGGGAAGATGTTTTCTCCGATGGCCTTCACGATCGCATTTGCCCTCATTGGATCAATCCTTGTCGCATTGGTGGCCGCGCCTGTACTATCGTTTTTCCTTTTAAGGCAGGGCAAGCAAAAAGAATTAGTATTAATGCGCGGCCTGCGGGCGCTGTATCGCCCCCTCCTTGAGAAGGCCTTGCGAAAGAAACGATGGGTCATGCTGACGGCTTGCGGTGGACTCTTACTGAGCCTTGCCGCCATTCCCTTCCTCGGATCAGAGTTTATCCCAACTTTGGAAGAAGGATCGATTCTTATTGGTGTCACCATGGCGCCATCGATCTCTCTGGAGGAAGGCACGGCACTGATCATGAAAATGGAACGCGTGATCCTGCAATTTGAGGAGGTGGAAGAAACGGTATCCAGGGTCGGCCGGCCGGAAGCCGGGAGCCATCCTCATCCTGTGAACTATGCAGAAATTCATGTTGAATTGAAGCCGCTGAAAGATTGGAAGGACCACGGCAACAAAAGGGAATTGATAGATAAGTTAAGCTCCAAGTTGAAGCTGTTTCCAGGCGTGCAGTTAAACTTCACTCAACCGATACAAAATGCGTTTGATGAATTGCTGTCCGGAATTAAAGCTCAGCTGGCGATAAAACTCTATGGTGAAGACTTGGGTGTGCTGCGCCGGAAGGCGGAAGAAATCCGTGTGGCGATAGATAATATCCCGGGCTTGACGGATCTTTCTACGGAGCAGAGTTTCGGGCAACCGCAGATACAGATTATTGCGGATCGAGCGGCCTGTGCCCGTTATGGGGTCACCGTTAGCGAGATTCTCGAAATGGTCGAGCTGGCGGTTGGCGGCGAGGTGATCGACCACATCTATCTCAATACCCGCCGTTTTGGCATACATATGCGATTCCAGGAAGCTTATCGCTCCGATACTGAAGCCATCCGGAATATTCTCGTCTCGACAAAGAAAGGTGGGAGGCTGCCACTGTCACAAGTGGCGCAGGTGGAATCAGTTGTGGGGCCACTTCAGATTAACCGTGAAATGAATCAACGCCGGTGGATTGTGCAGGGGAATATCCGTGGGCGTGACCTGGGCGGCGTCGTCGCCGATATCCGGGAGAGAATATCGGAAAAGGTCGATTTGCCACCTGGATATTCGATTGAATTTGGAGGGCAATTTGAAAACCAACAGAGGGCGATGAAGCGACTATCCATCATTGTTCCCACGGTCATCGTGCTGGTGTTCATGATGCTGTGGATATCTTTTAGATCTATCCGCTATGCACTCATCATTATTGTCAATGTTCCATTGTCGCTTATCGGAGGCATCATTGGATTGCTTGTGATGCGCGAATACCTTTCAGTTCCCGCCTCGATCGGATTTATTGCGCTGTTCGGAATCGCTGTGCAGAACTGCATGGTGTTGGTGACCACATTCAATGATCTTCGCGGCAGGGGCCAGTCACTACATGATTCTGTAGTGAATGGTGGATTGCTTCGATTGCGGCCGGTGCTTATGACGGCCCTCACAACCGTGCTCGGTCTGATGCCGCTGCTGCTGGCACAGGGGATAGGCGCTGATGTTCAACGGCCGCTGGCGGCGGTCGTCGTTTTTGGACTGACAACATCAACCCTCTTAACACTCTTTGTTATACCGGCGACGTATAGTTGGATCGAGAACCGGAGATAGGGTTGAGAGTCTCCCCGCACGGGCGACGATGGGGGTGATACTAGGGCCGCACAGGAAGGGGTGTCGAGTTCTCGACACCCCTTTTGCGGGAATAACAATGATCTTGCCGATTGGATTTGAAATTCCGTTGTGAGACAAGAGGTTATGTGGATTTCGCCTCGAGACGATCTGTGGCATGGACCCTGCACTATTCATGGGTGGGGCGTCACCCCGTCGACAGAGGGGAGGCGGTGGACGGTTGGGAAGCCCGGGTGAGGAATCCTTCAGAATCCCCAGAAAGTTAGGAAGACATCCGGACTTGGTGGCGCCCCTACCCCTTATCCGGCAGCAGCGGCCGGACCGGAACGCGGATGCGGAGACAGACGAAGAAACCGGCGAGGGCGATCGCGCCGGCCAAGAGAAAGACCCAACGGAATCCCCAGGTTTCCCAGATATAACCCGAGAGAATCGGAAGGCTCATCGCAACGGCATGGTCGATGGTGATGCCCAAACTGACCGAAGATGTGATATCCGCCGGATCACGGATGATCTTTTTGAGATAAGTGATCCGGGCCGCCCGTAATCCGAAAAGAACCAGATCCAATATATAGGCGCCATAGAGCCACCAGAGATCATAAGGGGCCGGTAACAGGTCCGAGATGAAGGCATAACTCAAGCAGATCGCCAGGAGCATGATCTCGTCGACCGCCAGGACGATTCGCTCTCCCAGCCAATCGATGACATCGCCCAGCAGCGGCCGCATCACCACTCCCAGTGTCGAGGCGATGAAATAGAGGAGCGCTATCGTTGAGACGGGGACATTGTGAATGGAGACAAGCACCCATGTTCCAAAGGCCAGGAAAATCTGTTTGCGCACACCAAAAAGGGCGCTGATCGCGTAAAAAAGACGGTACTCCTTGCGGAATACAATCTTTCGAGAGGGTGGATCATCCCGCCCGATGCGGAGCTTTAAATAGAAGTATCCGGAAGAGAGCGCCATCACGGCGCTGAGGAGGTAGAAAAGGGTGAAATCATCGCCACGGAACCGCGCGAGTAAAAAGATGATCCCCACACCGATAATGGTGCCGAGGTTCCGCGCCCCGCCCAACTGGCCGAGCCGACGGCCTTCACCACCGTCCCGCGCCAGCTTGAGACCCATTGGACCATCGACGGCAAAGAGGATATGGTCACCCATCGACCAGATGATGACCCATAGGATTACGGTGATCCGTCCGGGTGAGAGATAACCCAAACCCAGCGCGCCGACGGCGGAGAGGATCATCGCCACACCAGCCATCTGACTTTCTCGCAACCGCAACAAGAGGAGTCCGGCCACAAAAATAAGCAAGAAGCCGGGAAATTCCCGGGGGAGCTCCAACCAGCCCCGGGCCTCTGCCCCAAATCCGTGAACCTCTGCGAGATAGTTGTTTAAGGTCGCCATGAAGATACCGCTGGCGGCGCCAAAAAAAAGAGAGGCCATCAGGATATGGAGAAGATCGGGGCGGTTCCGAAGTCGATGAATCATTTCCAGACAATAGGCAAGAGTCCGCTACCCCCGCAAGAGGGTCCCTGCACATCGCATCTCCCAAAGTGATAGGATCAGGTGCAATTGACGTCTCCCCGCTTTCTATCTACTCTTGAAATTCTGAAGGGTATTCCCCGCCCGAGGTTTCTGGGGCGGCTGGAAGTGAAGACGCGGGGTATTCCCGCCCAAGGTTCCTGAGGGGTGGGAGCCAAAACTCTATGAAATCCGAGGCGAGATGAAGGATAAAAAACTCATGACACAATTTTCAGGCGCGCGATGGTTCCGGATTCTTGGAATTTCGGTGTTCATCCTCGGGATCTTTCTGGTTATCGCTGCGGTTGAAGCTGAAGAGCCCCAGATTCATTTTCCAACGAGGGGCGGATTGGTGCGGACCGACCAGCCGGATACGACACAGCTCATTAAATTGTATAATAGGATGATCGCCCGCAATTTGAATCATCCCGACGCCCTCCGGGGAGCTGTCATCGATTCCGTGATGAATGAAATCTTGGGGCTTCCGGTCGGGGATAGGATCGGGGCTTGGGCCGATTTCTTCTGGAGATGGGGTAAGGCGGATTACAGATTCGGGCTCGACTCGCTCGGTTATGCCAGCCAGGGTTTACTCGTCGATGACCGGCACACGGACTGCGTCCTCTTTTTCTATCGGACCAGTGAACTGGGGCGCTCCAGCACGGCGCTGGAGGCGGTGCAGTTCGGATTCGGCACCCGCTTCTATGGCGCGCCGATCGCAGAGGTTGTTGGAGAAGGAGGCGCTCTCGACTACAACCATCCCGCTCATCTCGATTATACGGTGGATATGATCCGGTCAGGGATCTGGGGCGAAGATGTGACCGCCTCAATTGGGATGGCGATGGCCGATCTGGCTGGAACATCCCGGTTCCCGGCCGGGACGGTCCAGTATCTGCCGACGAACAGCATCAATTATGATGCGATCCAAAACGGAGACGGGATTCATTTTGTACTGAATGAGGCGACAGAACGAGGCCGGAAGATCCGGGAGTCGGGCGCCCTCATCGGACATATCGGTGTGGTGGTGAGGGACGGTGGTGAGGTCATGCTGATTCATCCTGCATCGACCGGGTTGGAAGGGCTCTACGATGGCGGGAAGATCGTCCGGGTGCCCCTAAAAACCTATCTGCAGCGTGTGGATACTTTTAAGGGGATTATCGTAACCCGGGTCAAGATGTTCTGATTCATACCCGCCATTCATGCAGCGCCCTGCTTAGGAAGAGGCCTCTACACCCTGAGCCGGAGGCGTCTTTCTTGGCCTTGTGTGGGTTGAAAGGAGCTCGCTCAGCCGGCCTTTCAGTTCATTAGGACTGACATTTCTTTGTATCACGCCACGTTCGGCGATAGAGATGTGGTGGGTTTCCTCTGAGACGACCAAGACGACCGCGTCGGTCTCTTCGGACAGCCCCAAGGCGGCCCGGTGCCGCGTCCCGAGCGTCGATTCAAGATCGTGCCTCTGGCTCAGGGGCAAGATGCATCCCGCTGCCGCCACTTCATCGCCCTGAATGATCACCGCCCCGTCGTGCAACGGCGAGGGAGGTGTGAAGATGGTGAGAAGAAGCTCCATCGTCACCTTCCCGCCGATTTGCGTGCCGGTTTCCAGGTAAGTCCTCAAACCAACATTGCGTTCCAAGACAATCAGAGCGCCCTGGCCGCGCTTTGACAATTCTTCAAGCACCTTTTCGATTTCACCCAGCCAGCCGTAATCGGCGACATGGACAATCCGCCGGAAGATGCCGCTCTGGCCGATTTGCGTGAGCGCCCGGCGCAACTCCGGTTGGAAGATGATGAGGAAGGCGATGACCCAGACGGTGCGAAGGCTGTTTAAAAGCCAGTTCAGTGTCGCGAGGTGCAGCCATTCCGCTAGGATGGAAAGGAGAACCAGGACGGCCAAACCCACGAGCATTTGTGCGGCGCGAGTCCCCCGAACGAGGAGCATCAGGCGATAGATGAGAAACGCAACAATGATAACATCCGCCGCAATGAGGAGCCAACGGGTATCGATCATCTTCATCTCTCCCTGATGCGTTCCAACACGGCATCGGCCAAACGGGCGGCTCGGATGGTGGCGATGGCATCGTGAGCGC contains:
- a CDS encoding CusA/CzcA family heavy metal efflux RND transporter; the protein is MLNKLIESSLKFPGLVVIILIAIIGLGLFQVNRMAVDAFPDISPIMVPVFAEGHGMAPEEIERLISYPIESAMNGLPGVKLIKSTSAFGMAVIYIYFEDDFDIYFARQLVAERLSGVMAELPEMDEQPALGPISTGLGQIFLYYLTIKDSFDTGGKDPNTYLRELNDWVVKFQLQTVPGVTEILSIGGHVLQFQIRINPAALWKYKLTLEDLVEAVNKNNRNVGGQFIVLGSEEYLVRGIGLVESLEDIRTIAVKEEDGRPVYLADVAEVEYGNEIRRGVVSHNGEREVVSGMVLKLYGENTSDVIERLYAKIGEVRKSLPSGVELVPYYEQAELVQNATGTVKKALLQGGFLVILTLLLFLGNWRTAFIVGLSLPLCALVAILCMGIKGISANLMSLGGIAIAVGMLGDGAIVMVENIFRHLGEKNAGEENGHGEARIGIILNAAKEVSHPIVFSIAIIIIVFLPVFTLEGVEGKMFSPMAFTIAFALIGSILVALVAAPVLSFFLLRQGKQKELVLMRGLRALYRPLLEKALRKKRWVMLTACGGLLLSLAAIPFLGSEFIPTLEEGSILIGVTMAPSISLEEGTALIMKMERVILQFEEVEETVSRVGRPEAGSHPHPVNYAEIHVELKPLKDWKDHGNKRELIDKLSSKLKLFPGVQLNFTQPIQNAFDELLSGIKAQLAIKLYGEDLGVLRRKAEEIRVAIDNIPGLTDLSTEQSFGQPQIQIIADRAACARYGVTVSEILEMVELAVGGEVIDHIYLNTRRFGIHMRFQEAYRSDTEAIRNILVSTKKGGRLPLSQVAQVESVVGPLQINREMNQRRWIVQGNIRGRDLGGVVADIRERISEKVDLPPGYSIEFGGQFENQQRAMKRLSIIVPTVIVLVFMMLWISFRSIRYALIIIVNVPLSLIGGIIGLLVMREYLSVPASIGFIALFGIAVQNCMVLVTTFNDLRGRGQSLHDSVVNGGLLRLRPVLMTALTTVLGLMPLLLAQGIGADVQRPLAAVVVFGLTTSTLLTLFVIPATYSWIENRR
- a CDS encoding MFS transporter → MIHRLRNRPDLLHILMASLFFGAASGIFMATLNNYLAEVHGFGAEARGWLELPREFPGFLLIFVAGLLLLRLRESQMAGVAMILSAVGALGLGYLSPGRITVILWVIIWSMGDHILFAVDGPMGLKLARDGGEGRRLGQLGGARNLGTIIGVGIIFLLARFRGDDFTLFYLLSAVMALSSGYFYLKLRIGRDDPPSRKIVFRKEYRLFYAISALFGVRKQIFLAFGTWVLVSIHNVPVSTIALLYFIASTLGVVMRPLLGDVIDWLGERIVLAVDEIMLLAICLSYAFISDLLPAPYDLWWLYGAYILDLVLFGLRAARITYLKKIIRDPADITSSVSLGITIDHAVAMSLPILSGYIWETWGFRWVFLLAGAIALAGFFVCLRIRVPVRPLLPDKG
- the cdaA gene encoding diadenylate cyclase CdaA, giving the protein MIDTRWLLIAADVIIVAFLIYRLMLLVRGTRAAQMLVGLAVLVLLSILAEWLHLATLNWLLNSLRTVWVIAFLIIFQPELRRALTQIGQSGIFRRIVHVADYGWLGEIEKVLEELSKRGQGALIVLERNVGLRTYLETGTQIGGKVTMELLLTIFTPPSPLHDGAVIIQGDEVAAAGCILPLSQRHDLESTLGTRHRAALGLSEETDAVVLVVSEETHHISIAERGVIQRNVSPNELKGRLSELLSTHTRPRKTPPAQGVEASS
- a CDS encoding efflux RND transporter periplasmic adaptor subunit, which encodes MNLFCRGWIGLFLLGLIALHAGYGQNVKSVYAQDHEHEGEFEEGLRLTPEQRRHYGIVIKEAGPGRLSSELSMPGEVVFNEDKVVHIVPRVSGIVRKVNKSVGDSVSAGEIMAVIDSRELADTKAEYLAAIARETLAVSQFNREKTLYDKKVSSEQDFLDAQEALANASIELRAAKQKLLALGCTDDDLTDLCVEQEATITRYEIKAPFDGIVTAKHVSIGESIDSDAEIFTVADLSSVWVNLTVYMKDLAFVHKGQSVNLKSDHGGVQIQGMLNMITPFVDEATRSATARIIVDNADGHWRPGTFVNGFVRLDEKEVPLVVPLKAIQVIEGRNVVFIEHEGAFEMVPVQLGQSDREHVEIVAGLQAGDAYVAEGAFGLKATVVTSNLDTHAGHGH